The Methylacidimicrobium sp. B4 genome contains a region encoding:
- the rpsL gene encoding 30S ribosomal protein S12, producing the protein MPTINQLVRKGREELLRKTKAPALDCCPQRRGVCIQVMTRTPKKPNSALRKVAKVRLTNGKEVIAYIPGEGHSLQEHSIVLIRGGRVKDLPGVRYHIVRGILDAAGAVGPSNTNKLNRNVSRSKYGVKRPKEGAAKPAKK; encoded by the coding sequence ATGCCGACGATCAATCAGTTGGTCCGAAAAGGACGAGAAGAGCTGCTGCGAAAAACCAAGGCTCCCGCCTTGGATTGTTGCCCGCAGCGCCGGGGAGTATGCATTCAGGTGATGACGCGGACCCCGAAGAAGCCGAATTCCGCTTTGCGCAAGGTTGCCAAGGTTCGGCTCACGAACGGGAAAGAGGTGATCGCGTACATTCCGGGAGAAGGACATTCTCTCCAGGAGCATTCGATCGTGTTGATCCGAGGCGGCCGGGTAAAGGACTTGCCGGGCGTGCGGTATCATATCGTTCGCGGCATTCTTGATGCGGCAGGAGCGGTGGGACCCAGCAATACCAACAAGCTGAATCGAAACGTCTCCCGGAGTAAGTATGGGGTCAAGCGGCCGAAGGAAGGGGCCGCCAAGCCTGCCAAGAAGTAG
- the rpsG gene encoding 30S ribosomal protein S7 yields MRRRRAEKRRTPPDPKYGSVLVQRLISVILSRGKKARAEQIVYGAIEGTEPKAGDPVETLQKAIENVKPRLEVKSRRVGGATYQVPVEVSPDRQVSLALRWILRAARSRKGVPMKVALQNELRDAATGQGSAVRKRDEVHKMAQANRAFAHLRY; encoded by the coding sequence ATGCGAAGAAGAAGAGCGGAAAAGCGGCGGACTCCGCCGGATCCGAAGTATGGATCGGTTCTCGTGCAGCGGTTGATCAGCGTAATCCTCTCCCGCGGCAAGAAGGCGCGGGCCGAGCAGATCGTCTACGGAGCGATCGAGGGAACGGAGCCCAAGGCCGGCGACCCGGTGGAGACGTTGCAGAAAGCGATCGAAAACGTGAAGCCCCGCCTCGAAGTCAAGTCCCGGCGCGTGGGCGGAGCGACCTACCAGGTGCCGGTGGAGGTTTCTCCGGATCGCCAGGTTTCTCTGGCTCTTCGCTGGATTTTGCGAGCCGCCCGCTCCCGAAAGGGGGTTCCGATGAAGGTTGCGCTCCAGAACGAACTGCGGGACGCGGCGACTGGCCAGGGCTCGGCAGTAAGGAAGAGGGACGAGGTGCATAAGATGGCGCAGGCGAACCGCGCCTTTGCTCATTTGCGGTATTAG
- the fusA gene encoding elongation factor G, which translates to MATTTSPGASAARNSSHRPYTLERTRNIGIAAHIDAGKTTLTERILFYTGTIHKMGEVHEGTTVTDWMEQERERGITITSAATTCFWPVRKEEGIVKLFPGEKFRINIIDTPGHVDFTAEVERSLRVLDGVIAVFCGVAGVQPQSETVWRQATRYRVPRIAFINKMDRVGADFDNAVHEIREKLGANAWPILLPLGKEDKFQGQVDVINRRAVVYSDSDRLGSTYEVLEIPEEYREAAEAARRNLIEALADKDEEMAEIFLAEREPTVEQIKQAIRRTVIANEFVPVIAGSAFRNKGVQFLVDAVIDYLPSPVDIEAAKGQHPVTGEEIIVEPHDGSPFCSLAFKLWSDPFVGKLVFFRVYAGTLQKGMTVYNPRTRKRERISRIVQVQADERKDIQEVHSGDIAALVGIRDVATGDTLVAEDFEVILEPPIFPEPVISMAVEPKTKADREKMSLALQRLMEEDPTFRVSTNEETGQTIIAGMGELHLEIIGDRLRREFGVGTNAGAPQIAYRETITRAAEGEGKLIKQSGGRGQYGHVILEILPLERGKGTEVASKVVGGNIPKEYIPACFKGVQEALTAGIIHGSPVIDVEIHILDGSYHEVDSNELAFKMAAIFAMKDAIKKANPILLEPIMKVEVSTPDEYQGDILADLTRRRGKILNVDTKGKTANVRAEVPLAEMFGYVNDIRSMSKGRAAYSMEPSHFEQVPAQIVAQIVEQKRK; encoded by the coding sequence ATGGCGACAACGACGTCCCCGGGCGCTTCGGCGGCCCGCAACTCTTCCCATCGACCGTACACCTTGGAGAGGACCCGAAACATCGGAATCGCCGCTCACATCGATGCGGGGAAGACGACGCTGACCGAGCGGATTCTCTTTTACACCGGCACGATCCACAAGATGGGAGAGGTGCACGAGGGCACCACCGTAACCGACTGGATGGAGCAGGAGCGGGAACGGGGGATTACGATCACCTCTGCGGCCACGACCTGCTTCTGGCCGGTCCGGAAAGAGGAGGGGATCGTCAAGTTGTTCCCGGGGGAGAAGTTTCGGATCAACATCATCGACACCCCGGGCCATGTCGATTTTACGGCTGAGGTCGAGCGCTCTCTCCGAGTCCTCGACGGTGTGATTGCGGTCTTTTGCGGGGTCGCCGGCGTGCAGCCGCAATCGGAGACCGTCTGGCGGCAGGCGACGCGGTACCGCGTTCCCCGGATCGCCTTCATCAACAAGATGGACCGGGTCGGGGCCGACTTCGACAATGCGGTGCACGAGATCCGGGAGAAGCTGGGGGCTAACGCATGGCCGATCCTGCTTCCGCTAGGCAAGGAAGACAAATTTCAGGGCCAGGTCGATGTGATCAATCGACGGGCGGTCGTCTACTCGGATAGCGACCGGCTGGGTTCGACCTACGAGGTCCTCGAGATCCCGGAGGAGTACCGGGAAGCGGCCGAGGCGGCGCGACGGAATTTGATCGAGGCTCTTGCCGATAAGGACGAGGAGATGGCCGAGATCTTCCTCGCGGAAAGGGAGCCCACTGTCGAGCAGATCAAGCAGGCGATCCGGCGCACGGTCATCGCCAATGAATTTGTCCCGGTCATTGCGGGCTCGGCCTTCCGCAACAAGGGAGTGCAATTTCTCGTCGATGCGGTGATCGATTACTTGCCCAGCCCGGTCGACATCGAGGCTGCCAAGGGCCAGCATCCAGTCACTGGAGAGGAAATCATCGTCGAGCCGCACGACGGCTCTCCATTCTGCTCCCTGGCGTTCAAGCTCTGGTCCGATCCCTTTGTAGGCAAGCTGGTCTTCTTCCGGGTCTATGCCGGAACGCTGCAAAAGGGGATGACCGTCTACAACCCCCGCACCCGCAAGCGCGAAAGAATCAGCCGGATCGTGCAGGTGCAGGCCGACGAGCGCAAGGATATCCAAGAGGTGCACTCGGGGGACATCGCGGCGCTGGTCGGCATTCGGGACGTGGCGACCGGGGACACTCTCGTGGCCGAGGACTTTGAGGTGATCCTCGAGCCACCGATCTTTCCGGAACCCGTCATCTCGATGGCGGTCGAGCCCAAGACCAAGGCGGATCGCGAGAAGATGAGCCTGGCTCTCCAGCGCCTCATGGAGGAAGATCCGACATTCCGCGTCAGCACCAATGAGGAGACGGGCCAGACGATCATCGCTGGAATGGGCGAGCTCCACCTGGAAATCATTGGCGACCGGCTCCGCCGGGAGTTCGGAGTCGGCACGAATGCTGGCGCCCCGCAGATCGCCTACCGGGAAACCATCACTCGCGCGGCGGAGGGAGAGGGTAAGCTGATCAAGCAGAGCGGCGGACGGGGCCAATATGGGCACGTCATCCTGGAAATCCTCCCCCTGGAGCGGGGCAAGGGAACCGAGGTCGCGAGCAAGGTGGTCGGAGGAAACATTCCCAAGGAATATATTCCGGCCTGCTTCAAAGGGGTCCAGGAAGCCCTCACCGCCGGCATCATCCATGGCAGCCCCGTGATCGATGTCGAGATCCATATTCTCGACGGGAGCTACCACGAGGTCGATTCGAACGAGCTCGCCTTCAAGATGGCCGCCATCTTCGCGATGAAGGACGCGATCAAGAAGGCGAACCCGATCCTCCTGGAGCCGATCATGAAGGTCGAGGTCTCCACGCCCGACGAGTATCAGGGCGACATCCTGGCCGACCTGACGCGCCGCCGTGGAAAGATCCTTAATGTGGACACCAAGGGGAAGACCGCGAACGTGCGCGCAGAGGTGCCTCTGGCCGAAATGTTCGGGTATGTGAATGATATTCGCTCGATGTCCAAGGGGCGGGCTGCCTATTCGATGGAGCCTTCCCACTTCGAGCAGGTGCCGGCGCAAATCGTCGCTCAGATTGTGGAACAGAAGCGGAAGTAG
- the rpsJ gene encoding 30S ribosomal protein S10 — translation MAASKIRIRLKSFDYRLLDRAASEISETARRTGSAVSGPIPLPTRIERLTVNRSPHVDKKSMDQFELRTHKRLVEIMEPTAKTVDELKKLNLPAGVDITIRI, via the coding sequence ATGGCAGCGAGCAAAATTCGCATTCGTTTGAAATCCTTTGATTATCGGCTCCTGGATCGAGCGGCCTCAGAGATCTCGGAGACGGCGCGCCGCACCGGTTCCGCGGTCTCCGGACCGATTCCTCTGCCGACGAGGATTGAGCGCCTCACGGTGAACCGCTCGCCCCACGTGGACAAGAAGAGCATGGACCAGTTCGAGCTCCGGACGCACAAGCGCCTCGTGGAAATCATGGAGCCGACGGCGAAAACCGTCGACGAGCTCAAGAAGCTCAACCTGCCTGCGGGCGTGGACATCACGATCCGCATCTGA
- the rplC gene encoding 50S ribosomal protein L3 yields the protein MSMGLLGRKLGMTQVYDDNGNLVPVTVVGAEPNVVVRFQEHASGKKSVQMGFETVREKSLSKPVRGHFAKAGVAPRRFLREFSIGASEEWKPGQEVGVTLFHPGQRVDVIGVSKGKGFQGVMKKHNFSGQGAAHGSKMHRRNGAVGCRSTPGRIFRNQGMPGHLGHARATVQDLAVVAVRAEDRALLIRGSVPGARGGLVLVRTAIKGQPKPQAKPQPKGGKPAAGKPGKK from the coding sequence ATGAGCATGGGGTTGCTGGGCAGGAAGCTGGGGATGACCCAGGTGTACGACGACAACGGGAACCTGGTTCCCGTGACCGTGGTCGGCGCGGAGCCCAACGTCGTCGTTCGCTTTCAGGAACATGCAAGCGGGAAGAAGAGCGTCCAGATGGGCTTCGAGACCGTCCGGGAGAAGAGCCTTTCCAAGCCCGTGCGCGGGCATTTCGCGAAGGCAGGAGTCGCCCCGAGGCGTTTTTTGCGGGAGTTCTCGATCGGCGCATCCGAGGAGTGGAAGCCCGGCCAGGAAGTGGGAGTCACCCTGTTTCACCCCGGACAGCGGGTCGACGTCATCGGGGTCAGCAAGGGCAAGGGGTTTCAAGGAGTGATGAAGAAGCACAACTTCTCCGGCCAAGGGGCTGCGCACGGCTCGAAGATGCACCGGCGCAACGGCGCGGTCGGTTGCCGTTCCACCCCGGGGCGCATCTTCCGGAACCAGGGCATGCCGGGCCATCTGGGCCATGCGAGGGCGACTGTTCAGGATCTGGCGGTAGTCGCGGTGCGCGCGGAGGACCGGGCCCTGCTCATTCGGGGCAGTGTTCCCGGAGCGCGCGGGGGGTTAGTGCTCGTCCGGACTGCGATCAAGGGGCAGCCGAAGCCGCAGGCAAAGCCGCAACCGAAGGGCGGAAAACCGGCGGCTGGAAAACCGGGCAAGAAGTAG
- the rplD gene encoding 50S ribosomal protein L4 yields the protein MKVLTAEGAAQQLKTPLLVNGRGSQALHDAVVAYRANRRSGTRATKTKGTVRGSGKKPWAQKGTGRARAGYASSPIWRGGGVVFGPQPRDFSKKLPKKVKRLALRKALSGRIVEGAVLVSETIDLPQPKTKELVRRLDSWDRKETLLVVVEGHESPVWLAARNHPLIAVVTAAEVNAEDLLWPDRIVLEEPTLPILDQRLAVGGKQS from the coding sequence ATGAAGGTTTTGACCGCCGAAGGGGCAGCGCAGCAGCTCAAGACGCCTCTTCTTGTGAATGGACGAGGAAGCCAAGCGCTTCATGACGCCGTCGTTGCCTACCGCGCGAATCGACGCAGCGGGACCCGCGCGACCAAGACCAAGGGCACGGTCCGCGGCTCCGGGAAAAAACCGTGGGCTCAGAAGGGGACAGGCCGGGCTCGGGCGGGCTATGCCTCGTCTCCGATCTGGCGCGGAGGCGGGGTCGTCTTTGGACCTCAACCGAGAGACTTCTCTAAGAAGCTGCCCAAGAAGGTGAAGCGGCTCGCCCTGCGGAAGGCATTGAGCGGACGAATCGTCGAAGGAGCTGTTCTTGTCTCGGAGACCATCGATCTGCCACAGCCCAAGACGAAGGAGCTGGTGCGCCGGCTCGACTCCTGGGACCGGAAGGAGACCCTTCTGGTCGTCGTCGAAGGGCACGAGTCACCGGTGTGGCTCGCCGCGCGGAATCACCCGCTGATCGCCGTCGTCACCGCCGCCGAGGTCAACGCCGAGGACCTCCTCTGGCCGGATCGGATCGTGCTGGAGGAGCCGACGCTCCCGATCCTTGATCAGCGGTTGGCCGTGGGAGGGAAGCAGTCGTGA
- the rplW gene encoding 50S ribosomal protein L23, protein MRDHRRILRRIWMTEKATILGEKGNQYLFEVARDATKLEIRKAVETAFSKKVVAVNTLRSPGKIRRGRVGRAGKSSARKKAIVTLAPGEKLDFTA, encoded by the coding sequence GTGAGAGACCATCGGAGGATTTTGCGCCGCATCTGGATGACCGAGAAGGCGACCATCCTCGGGGAGAAGGGCAACCAGTATCTCTTCGAGGTCGCGCGCGACGCGACGAAGCTCGAGATCCGGAAGGCGGTGGAGACGGCCTTCTCCAAGAAGGTCGTTGCGGTGAACACCTTGCGCTCCCCGGGGAAGATCCGTCGCGGCCGAGTGGGCAGGGCGGGGAAGAGCTCGGCGCGAAAGAAGGCGATCGTGACTCTCGCTCCGGGCGAGAAGCTCGATTTCACGGCATAA
- the rplB gene encoding 50S ribosomal protein L2, protein MGLKEFRPLTPTLRYTQLDSFSDITKSEPERSLTVPLQKKGGRNSYGRVTARHRGGGHKRRYRLIDFRRQRHGVKATVEGIEYDPNRTSRIALLRYSDGEKSYIVAPLELKAGDTVMSGPEAPPRPGNALPLEKIPAATSIYNIELTPGRGGQLVRAAGSSARLMGVDQGYAVVRLPSGEVRRIAASCYATIGQVSNADHFNVSLGKAGRSRWLGWRPHVRGVAMNPVDHPNGGGQGKSKGGGGRQQLKSPWGKLAKGKKTRRHNKQSNRFILERQARKRKK, encoded by the coding sequence ATGGGCCTAAAAGAATTTCGTCCGCTCACGCCGACGCTGCGCTACACGCAGCTCGACTCGTTTTCGGACATCACCAAGTCGGAGCCGGAGCGTTCGCTGACCGTACCCCTCCAGAAAAAAGGAGGCAGGAACTCCTACGGGCGAGTCACGGCGCGTCACCGCGGGGGCGGCCATAAGAGGCGGTACCGCCTCATCGACTTCCGCCGGCAGCGCCACGGAGTCAAGGCGACGGTGGAGGGGATCGAATACGACCCGAATCGCACGAGCCGGATTGCTCTCCTCCGTTACAGCGATGGGGAAAAGAGCTACATCGTCGCTCCGCTTGAGCTCAAGGCAGGCGATACGGTAATGAGTGGGCCGGAGGCTCCGCCCAGGCCCGGGAATGCCCTGCCCTTGGAGAAGATTCCGGCTGCGACCTCCATTTACAACATTGAGCTGACCCCCGGACGGGGAGGACAGCTCGTCCGCGCCGCCGGCTCGAGTGCGCGGCTCATGGGCGTCGATCAGGGATATGCCGTCGTTCGGCTTCCTTCCGGGGAAGTGCGGCGCATCGCGGCCAGCTGCTACGCCACGATCGGCCAGGTGAGCAACGCCGACCACTTTAATGTCTCGCTCGGGAAGGCTGGACGCTCCCGTTGGCTTGGATGGCGCCCGCATGTTCGCGGCGTTGCCATGAACCCGGTTGACCACCCGAATGGGGGGGGGCAAGGGAAGAGCAAAGGGGGCGGAGGCAGGCAGCAGCTCAAGTCTCCTTGGGGCAAGCTCGCCAAGGGAAAGAAAACCCGGCGGCACAACAAGCAGTCGAATCGATTCATTCTCGAACGGCAGGCGCGGAAGCGGAAGAAATAG
- the rpsS gene encoding 30S ribosomal protein S19, with protein MGRSLKKGPFVDDHLLRKVSATLKSASKKPIKTWSRRSMIIPDFVGITFLVHNGKTFQAVYVTENMVGHRLGEFSPTRLFKRHGSHTEKATAK; from the coding sequence ATGGGGCGTAGCTTAAAAAAGGGGCCGTTTGTCGATGATCATCTTCTTCGGAAGGTGAGCGCCACCCTCAAATCAGCATCGAAGAAGCCGATCAAGACCTGGTCGCGCCGATCGATGATCATCCCGGACTTTGTCGGGATCACGTTCCTGGTGCACAACGGAAAGACCTTCCAGGCCGTCTACGTCACCGAAAATATGGTTGGACACCGGCTCGGCGAGTTTTCCCCCACCCGGCTCTTCAAGCGGCATGGATCGCATACGGAGAAGGCGACAGCGAAATAG
- the rplV gene encoding 50S ribosomal protein L22, translating to MQVKAINRFVRMSAFKLRDVARSIQGMPAEEALAVLAHYPKEGARHIRRTLASALANAENNHSLHRGDLFVKEALIGEAATIKRFQPKARGSAGPIHKRTSHIRIVLEQKEEK from the coding sequence ATGCAGGTTAAGGCGATCAACCGTTTCGTACGCATGTCGGCTTTCAAGCTTCGCGACGTGGCACGGAGCATCCAAGGCATGCCGGCTGAGGAGGCGCTAGCCGTGCTCGCCCACTACCCGAAGGAGGGCGCGCGCCACATCCGGAGGACACTCGCTTCCGCCTTGGCGAACGCGGAGAACAATCACAGCCTGCACCGGGGTGACCTTTTCGTGAAGGAAGCCTTGATCGGGGAGGCGGCGACGATCAAGCGCTTCCAACCCAAGGCGCGGGGGAGCGCCGGTCCGATCCACAAGCGGACCAGTCACATCCGGATCGTCTTGGAACAGAAGGAAGAGAAATAG
- the rpsC gene encoding 30S ribosomal protein S3, producing the protein MGQKVNPVCFRLPVNRQWRSIWYADKRSFPEFLAEDFQIRRLIKKKLATAAIAKVVIERAGNRVRVNIHTGRPGLVIGRKAAELDKLREEIQRLVQKDREVLVDVKEVKRPELDAQLVAENIALQIERRISHRRAMKKAMQMAREAGALGIRVRCAGRLGGSEIARVEGYREGKVPLHTLRADIDYGFAEARTIAGKIGVKVWLSRKEEVTGVGF; encoded by the coding sequence ATGGGTCAAAAAGTCAATCCCGTCTGCTTTCGGCTCCCGGTCAACCGCCAGTGGCGCTCGATCTGGTATGCCGACAAACGGTCGTTCCCGGAGTTCCTCGCCGAGGATTTTCAGATTCGTCGTCTCATCAAGAAGAAGCTGGCAACCGCAGCGATCGCCAAGGTGGTCATCGAGCGGGCCGGCAACCGGGTGCGAGTCAACATCCACACTGGCCGGCCGGGACTCGTGATCGGACGGAAGGCGGCGGAGCTCGACAAGCTGCGTGAGGAGATCCAGCGGCTGGTGCAGAAGGATCGCGAGGTCTTGGTCGACGTGAAGGAAGTGAAGCGGCCCGAGCTCGATGCCCAGCTCGTGGCCGAGAACATCGCGCTTCAGATCGAGCGGCGGATTTCCCACCGACGAGCGATGAAAAAGGCGATGCAAATGGCGAGGGAAGCCGGCGCCTTGGGCATCCGCGTTCGCTGCGCCGGGCGGCTCGGCGGCTCGGAAATCGCCCGGGTCGAAGGCTATCGGGAAGGAAAGGTCCCTCTCCATACCCTCCGGGCCGACATCGATTACGGCTTTGCCGAAGCGCGCACGATCGCCGGAAAGATCGGCGTCAAGGTCTGGCTCTCCCGCAAGGAAGAGGTGACCGGGGTGGGATTCTAG
- the rplP gene encoding 50S ribosomal protein L16 — protein MALLPKRVKYRKTQRGSRAGNASRGISLAFGVYGLQTLERAWITNTQIEAARVAITRHAKRKGKLWIRIFPDKPVTSRPPETRMGKGKGQPEFWVAVVRPGNVLFELDGLTEETARESFRLAAAKLPVNTRFISRERTLRA, from the coding sequence ATGGCTCTTCTACCAAAACGTGTAAAATATCGGAAGACGCAGCGGGGCAGCCGTGCCGGCAACGCGAGCCGGGGGATCTCCCTGGCCTTCGGTGTTTACGGCCTGCAGACCCTGGAGCGCGCCTGGATCACCAACACCCAGATCGAAGCCGCGCGCGTGGCGATCACCCGCCATGCGAAACGGAAAGGAAAGCTCTGGATACGGATTTTTCCCGACAAGCCCGTAACCTCGCGCCCGCCGGAGACCCGAATGGGTAAGGGGAAGGGGCAGCCCGAGTTTTGGGTCGCCGTCGTGCGTCCAGGGAACGTGCTCTTCGAGCTGGACGGCTTGACGGAGGAGACCGCGCGGGAGTCGTTTCGGCTCGCGGCGGCCAAGCTACCCGTGAACACCCGCTTCATTAGCCGGGAAAGGACGCTGCGAGCATGA
- the rpmC gene encoding 50S ribosomal protein L29 translates to MKVNQLRALPKDELIAKGADAREEIFRLRLQQSSGSLEKPSRLPELRKLVARVETLLREAELGIEVAAKKIVEERSKGKKEKA, encoded by the coding sequence ATGAAAGTGAATCAACTCCGGGCCCTTCCGAAGGACGAGCTGATCGCCAAGGGTGCCGATGCCCGGGAGGAGATCTTCCGTCTTCGCCTGCAGCAATCGAGCGGCTCCTTGGAGAAGCCGAGCCGGCTGCCCGAATTGCGGAAGCTGGTCGCCCGTGTGGAGACGCTACTGCGCGAAGCAGAGCTCGGAATCGAGGTGGCGGCCAAGAAGATCGTCGAGGAGCGCAGCAAGGGGAAGAAGGAGAAAGCGTGA
- the rpsQ gene encoding 30S ribosomal protein S17, producing the protein MKTQRRKKTGTSEKRKPASGAPAPAAVAAGQPRAVAHPEPSQKGRMRMGQVVSARMEKTIVVSVEQRVAHPLYRKIVRRHKKLYAHDEGRVAKAGDWVKIQETRPLSHLKSWRLVEILRSAPEERAL; encoded by the coding sequence GTGAAGACTCAACGTCGCAAGAAGACGGGCACTTCGGAGAAGAGAAAGCCCGCCAGCGGAGCCCCGGCCCCGGCCGCCGTTGCAGCGGGACAGCCCCGCGCGGTGGCGCATCCGGAGCCCTCGCAAAAGGGAAGGATGCGTATGGGACAGGTCGTCTCCGCAAGGATGGAGAAGACGATCGTCGTCAGTGTGGAGCAGCGTGTCGCTCATCCGCTGTACCGAAAAATCGTCCGCAGGCATAAGAAGCTCTACGCCCACGATGAGGGGAGGGTGGCCAAGGCAGGCGATTGGGTGAAAATTCAAGAGACCCGGCCGTTGAGCCATCTCAAATCTTGGCGGTTAGTGGAAATTCTGCGGTCGGCTCCGGAGGAACGAGCGCTATGA
- the rplN gene encoding 50S ribosomal protein L14 has translation MIQIRSWVEVADNTGARRATMIGVIGRKSLSARVGDLITATVKEAAPDGTVKKSEVVRAVVVRTKHPIRRPDGSYLRFDTNAVVIVDKDLNPRGTRVFGPVARELRDKNFIKIVSLAPEVV, from the coding sequence ATGATCCAAATCCGTTCCTGGGTGGAAGTGGCGGACAATACGGGGGCGCGCCGTGCCACGATGATCGGGGTCATCGGGCGCAAGAGCCTTAGTGCGCGTGTCGGGGATCTCATCACGGCGACCGTCAAGGAGGCGGCTCCGGATGGGACGGTGAAGAAGAGCGAGGTCGTGCGCGCGGTTGTGGTGAGGACCAAGCACCCGATTCGGCGGCCGGACGGCTCCTATCTCCGATTCGACACGAACGCCGTGGTCATCGTCGACAAGGACCTGAACCCGCGCGGGACACGCGTCTTCGGGCCCGTAGCGCGCGAGCTGCGCGACAAGAACTTCATCAAGATCGTCTCCCTCGCACCGGAGGTCGTATGA
- the rplX gene encoding 50S ribosomal protein L24: MKPFGSRKPSAPQSSFHVKRGDEVAILSGTQKGKTGKVLRVLRKQNRVLVEGINLTKKATRPSQENPQGGFAEREAPIALSKVMLLTKYQESGRQGATASSTKEGSHS; the protein is encoded by the coding sequence ATGAAGCCATTCGGGAGTAGAAAGCCATCGGCGCCGCAGAGCTCCTTTCACGTCAAGCGGGGTGACGAGGTGGCCATTCTGAGCGGAACCCAGAAGGGAAAGACGGGCAAGGTGCTCCGTGTCCTCCGTAAGCAGAATCGCGTCCTGGTCGAGGGAATCAACCTGACGAAGAAGGCGACCCGCCCGAGCCAGGAGAACCCGCAAGGAGGCTTCGCGGAGCGCGAGGCTCCCATCGCCCTTTCGAAGGTGATGCTGCTGACGAAATACCAGGAGAGCGGTCGCCAGGGTGCCACGGCGTCGTCGACCAAGGAGGGCTCGCACTCATGA
- the rplE gene encoding 50S ribosomal protein L5, translating to MSELSVFAKTYRETILPQMREARGYANVSEVPRLEKVVINCCVGSSPELKTALEEAIHDLAAITGQRPVKTKAKKSISNFKLRQGQEIGCKVTLRGRRMYEFVERLIWAALPRVRDFRGLSPRGFDKRGNYTFGIRDHSVFPEIELENVKRTFGFDVTFVTTARSADEARDLLTRIGLPFIGARREQAAAVTA from the coding sequence ATGAGCGAACTGTCGGTTTTTGCCAAGACGTATCGGGAGACGATCCTGCCGCAGATGCGGGAGGCGAGGGGTTATGCCAATGTCAGCGAGGTGCCCCGTCTTGAGAAAGTCGTCATCAACTGCTGCGTTGGCTCCTCTCCCGAGCTCAAGACCGCGCTTGAGGAGGCGATCCACGACCTGGCGGCCATCACGGGACAGCGCCCGGTCAAGACGAAGGCCAAGAAGAGCATCTCGAACTTCAAGCTGCGCCAGGGGCAGGAGATCGGCTGCAAGGTGACGCTTCGAGGCAGGCGGATGTACGAGTTCGTCGAGCGGTTGATCTGGGCGGCCTTGCCGCGCGTCCGGGACTTTCGTGGCCTGTCGCCCCGGGGGTTCGACAAGAGGGGCAACTATACCTTCGGTATCCGGGATCATAGCGTCTTCCCGGAAATCGAGCTCGAAAACGTGAAGCGCACGTTTGGTTTTGATGTCACATTCGTGACGACCGCTCGCTCTGCGGACGAAGCGCGGGATCTCCTGACCCGTATCGGGCTCCCGTTCATCGGAGCACGACGGGAGCAGGCTGCGGCGGTGACGGCGTAA
- a CDS encoding type Z 30S ribosomal protein S14, translating to MATKAWIAKQKRTPKFRTRRYNRCRLSGRRRAYLRKFGVSRIMFRELASWGEIPGVTKASW from the coding sequence ATGGCGACAAAAGCGTGGATAGCAAAGCAGAAGCGGACACCGAAATTCCGCACCCGGCGATACAACCGCTGTCGGCTTTCGGGCCGTCGGCGCGCGTATCTGCGCAAGTTCGGAGTGAGCCGCATCATGTTTCGGGAGCTCGCATCCTGGGGAGAGATCCCGGGAGTCACCAAGGCCAGCTGGTAG
- a CDS encoding 30S ribosomal protein S8, with translation MQTDPLADFCSALQNAKRANKPEVVLPHSRLKEAVARVLVEEGYLEKIDVVPIRQGVRQLHLTLREATPFHKTRRISRPGCRCYVGAKEVPRILGGLGICVLSTPKGILAGHRAKRANVGGELLLSVE, from the coding sequence GTGCAAACAGATCCGTTAGCTGATTTTTGCTCCGCGCTGCAAAACGCCAAGAGGGCGAACAAGCCGGAGGTGGTCCTGCCCCATTCCCGCCTCAAGGAGGCGGTCGCTCGCGTCCTCGTCGAGGAGGGATATCTGGAAAAAATCGACGTCGTGCCGATCCGCCAAGGGGTGCGGCAGCTCCACCTGACGCTGCGCGAGGCGACCCCCTTTCACAAGACGCGCCGGATCAGCCGGCCCGGCTGTCGGTGCTACGTCGGAGCCAAGGAGGTGCCTCGGATTCTGGGGGGGCTGGGCATCTGCGTGCTTTCGACCCCCAAGGGAATTCTTGCCGGGCATCGGGCCAAGCGGGCCAACGTGGGAGGCGAGCTGCTGCTCTCGGTCGAATAG